From a single Azospirillum fermentarium genomic region:
- a CDS encoding MmcB family DNA repair protein, producing MPGSPDPVPPVPDTQDEGISCPDGGMASGAAAITRGVRRALAQRGYASVTEFRLNGGRRADVMAVDADGAVVIVEVKSSVADFRSDRKWPDYRPWCDRFFFAVDEAFPVDLIPADCGLMVADAFGAAVVREAPEERLAAARRKALVLRVALTAAARLHRAEDPGFTADQASV from the coding sequence ATGCCCGGTTCCCCCGATCCCGTTCCGCCTGTCCCTGATACGCAGGACGAGGGGATATCCTGCCCGGACGGCGGGATGGCGTCGGGGGCGGCGGCGATCACCCGCGGAGTGCGGCGGGCGCTGGCCCAGCGGGGGTACGCCAGCGTCACGGAATTCCGCCTGAACGGCGGGCGGCGGGCCGATGTGATGGCGGTGGACGCCGATGGTGCGGTGGTGATCGTCGAGGTGAAAAGCTCGGTGGCCGATTTCCGCAGCGACCGCAAGTGGCCGGATTACCGTCCCTGGTGCGACCGTTTCTTCTTTGCGGTGGACGAGGCGTTTCCCGTGGATCTTATCCCCGCCGACTGTGGTTTGATGGTGGCGGATGCTTTCGGTGCCGCCGTGGTGCGGGAGGCACCGGAGGAGCGGCTGGCCGCCGCCCGGCGCAAGGCGCTGGTGCTGCGGGTGGCGCTGACCGCGGCGGCCCGCCTGCACCGCGCCGAAGACCCCGGCTTCACCGCCGATCAGGCCAGCGTTTAG
- a CDS encoding hybrid sensor histidine kinase/response regulator, with protein sequence METTGNGMGLLVFDAGQRLTAWNEAASALPALTGVLAPGLFRATLDPLLAGIPAMDRPLADGGLVRMLGPGASMTGTAGSRLFAAASHDLRQPLAALSLLMGALDGRIGDPAAREVMRAMGLAVDSMKTMVDGHLDLARLEAGLIDPDIGPHPVNGILTRLALEFAPRFEERRARFSVMPCSVMVETDPVLLERLLHALLSNALAHAGSIVGTEGGRSRVLLGCRRRGGMLSIGVWDTGRGLAPGPLSSLRQALEQPAADEGARVLGLGLTLARGLARRMGHRLTLESRAGSGTVFSVLVRRVPDSEEAAPLRPPPATPAPDISHTHVLIIEDDTLVREALQVLLGEWGCTVTGAESFDDAMTRIAPDGPPPELIIADLRLKGAANGIVAIRQIAKSLDRTVPGLILTGDTDPVRLKEARLSGYPLLHKPVSPLALRTALGNLLGRRTEREAT encoded by the coding sequence ATGGAGACGACAGGGAACGGGATGGGGTTGCTGGTGTTCGACGCCGGCCAGCGCCTGACAGCGTGGAACGAGGCGGCGTCCGCCCTGCCCGCCCTGACGGGCGTTCTGGCGCCCGGCCTGTTCCGCGCCACGCTCGACCCGCTGCTGGCCGGGATCCCCGCCATGGACCGCCCCCTGGCCGACGGCGGGCTGGTGCGCATGCTGGGGCCCGGCGCCAGCATGACGGGCACCGCCGGCAGCCGGCTGTTCGCCGCGGCCAGCCACGACCTGCGCCAGCCGCTGGCGGCGCTGTCGCTGCTGATGGGCGCGCTTGACGGCCGCATCGGCGACCCCGCCGCGCGGGAGGTGATGCGCGCCATGGGGCTGGCCGTCGATTCCATGAAGACCATGGTGGACGGGCATCTGGATCTGGCACGGCTGGAAGCGGGGCTGATCGACCCCGACATCGGCCCGCACCCGGTCAATGGCATCCTGACCCGGCTGGCTCTGGAGTTCGCCCCGCGGTTCGAGGAGCGGCGCGCCCGCTTCTCGGTCATGCCCTGCTCGGTCATGGTGGAAACCGATCCCGTGCTGCTGGAACGGCTGCTGCACGCGTTGCTGTCCAACGCACTGGCCCATGCCGGCTCCATCGTCGGGACGGAGGGCGGGCGGAGCCGGGTGTTGCTGGGCTGCCGCCGCCGGGGGGGCATGCTGTCCATCGGCGTGTGGGACACCGGGCGCGGGCTGGCCCCCGGTCCGCTGTCCAGCCTGCGCCAGGCGCTGGAGCAGCCCGCCGCCGACGAGGGCGCGCGGGTTCTGGGCCTGGGGCTGACGCTGGCCCGCGGGCTGGCCCGGCGCATGGGCCACCGGCTGACGCTGGAGTCCCGCGCCGGATCCGGCACCGTGTTCAGCGTTCTGGTCCGCCGCGTTCCCGACAGCGAGGAGGCCGCACCCCTTCGCCCCCCGCCCGCCACCCCCGCCCCCGACATCAGCCACACCCATGTTCTGATCATCGAGGACGACACCCTGGTGCGCGAGGCGTTGCAGGTGCTGCTGGGCGAATGGGGCTGCACCGTGACGGGCGCTGAGTCGTTCGACGATGCCATGACCCGCATCGCCCCCGATGGCCCGCCCCCCGAACTGATCATCGCCGACCTGCGGCTGAAGGGGGCCGCCAACGGCATCGTCGCCATCCGCCAGATCGCCAAGAGCCTGGACCGCACGGTTCCGGGCCTGATCCTGACCGGCGACACCGATCCCGTGCGGCTAAAGGAAGCACGCCTGTCGGGCTACCCCCTGTTGCACAAGCCGGTGTCACCTTTGGCGCTGCGCACCGCACTGGGCAATCTTCTGGGCCGGCGGACGGAACGTGAAGCAACCTAA
- a CDS encoding PAS domain-containing sensor histidine kinase, producing MAARDRRERDPHRTIPLPALVLTGTILSVLTFLVVQHIIATGLETQFNRAAAQYHQALKERVHGQSLFLQAMDGRFTGVEAVTEADFAAAATRLRPFFPALETVGWLRITGPSETGAPPPAVVFLDPDRSGASGLDGLHPGGGLGAYPALSDAAVRACLEQRQVTVSAGSLPAPSYFVIMMPVPQTTAPGIGNAANPCAGYDGVLMAVFSIERLLSDVLDTLPLIHADLYLVERRIDGALLRLAERPGVPRPTPFAPATDAVLAAALPTALPLAAGSVTWQMVLIPLPPSAFGGGMAVAWGFLAGGLLLTGIMAVHVHREARARAMLQTEARARAAMARMLRESEERFRLALRHSKVSVFSQSRQLRYVWIYNPQIPVPPDRFLGRGDADLFTPASAQVMGRLKQGVIDTGIGVRQEVTAIPCDPDTGEPGSEHVFDLVVEPLRDSDGTVAGVICAAVDVTEAALLRDALADAHAEAQQANQAKTRFLAAASHDLRQPFQAMNLFHHILMARLEDPAQRDAAAKLGEAMNAGSTLLNTLLDTTALEAGTIKPRLEDFAFQSLAERLATEIAGQAVDKGLILRMVPTSALVHSDPVLLERLLRNLLVNALRYTQAGRILLGCRRQGGRLVVQVCDTGPGIPADQLERIFEDFFRGGAGGEDEGPRGLGLGLATVRRMSLLLDHPVTVRSVVGRGTVFSVSLPLAAASFRNCVAAMH from the coding sequence ATGGCCGCGCGTGATCGTAGGGAGAGAGACCCGCACCGGACGATTCCCCTGCCCGCCTTGGTGCTCACCGGCACCATCCTGTCGGTTCTGACCTTTCTGGTGGTTCAGCACATCATCGCCACCGGTCTGGAAACCCAATTCAACCGCGCCGCCGCACAATACCATCAGGCATTGAAAGAGCGGGTCCATGGGCAAAGCCTGTTCCTGCAGGCCATGGACGGGCGGTTCACCGGGGTCGAGGCGGTGACGGAGGCGGATTTCGCCGCCGCCGCCACCCGGCTCCGCCCGTTCTTTCCGGCGCTGGAAACGGTGGGATGGTTACGAATCACCGGGCCGTCCGAAACCGGTGCGCCTCCCCCGGCGGTCGTCTTTCTCGACCCGGACCGATCCGGGGCCTCGGGGCTGGACGGGCTGCACCCCGGCGGCGGGCTCGGCGCCTATCCCGCCCTGTCCGACGCCGCCGTGCGGGCGTGTCTCGAACAGCGGCAGGTGACGGTCAGCGCCGGGTCGCTGCCGGCGCCGTCCTATTTCGTGATCATGATGCCGGTGCCCCAAACCACCGCCCCCGGCATCGGCAACGCGGCGAATCCGTGCGCCGGGTACGATGGGGTGCTGATGGCGGTCTTCAGCATCGAACGGCTGCTGAGCGACGTTCTGGACACGTTGCCGCTGATCCACGCCGACCTTTATCTGGTGGAACGCCGGATCGATGGGGCACTGCTGCGGCTGGCCGAGCGCCCGGGGGTTCCACGGCCCACCCCTTTCGCGCCCGCCACCGACGCGGTTCTGGCCGCGGCCTTGCCCACCGCCCTGCCTCTGGCCGCCGGTTCGGTCACGTGGCAGATGGTGCTGATCCCGCTGCCGCCGTCGGCGTTCGGCGGCGGCATGGCGGTGGCGTGGGGGTTCCTGGCCGGCGGGCTGCTGCTGACGGGGATCATGGCCGTTCATGTCCACCGCGAAGCCCGCGCCCGCGCCATGCTCCAGACCGAGGCCCGCGCCCGCGCCGCCATGGCCCGCATGCTGCGGGAAAGCGAGGAGCGGTTCCGGCTGGCGCTGCGCCATTCCAAGGTGTCGGTGTTCAGCCAGAGCCGGCAGCTCCGCTATGTCTGGATCTACAACCCGCAAATTCCGGTCCCCCCCGACCGTTTCCTGGGCCGGGGGGACGCCGACCTGTTCACCCCCGCCTCCGCTCAGGTCATGGGGCGCCTGAAGCAGGGGGTCATCGACACCGGCATCGGCGTCCGCCAGGAGGTGACGGCCATCCCCTGCGACCCCGACACCGGAGAGCCGGGCAGCGAGCACGTGTTCGATCTGGTGGTGGAACCGTTGCGCGATTCGGACGGCACCGTCGCCGGCGTCATCTGCGCCGCCGTGGACGTGACCGAAGCGGCCCTGCTGCGCGACGCGCTGGCCGACGCCCACGCCGAAGCCCAGCAGGCCAATCAGGCCAAGACCCGGTTCCTGGCCGCGGCCAGCCACGACCTGCGCCAGCCGTTCCAGGCAATGAACCTGTTCCACCACATCCTGATGGCCCGGCTGGAGGACCCCGCCCAGCGCGATGCCGCCGCCAAGCTGGGGGAGGCCATGAACGCCGGCAGCACGCTGCTGAACACGCTGCTCGACACCACCGCGCTGGAGGCCGGCACCATCAAGCCGCGGCTGGAGGACTTCGCCTTCCAATCCCTGGCCGAGCGGCTGGCGACCGAAATCGCCGGTCAGGCGGTGGACAAGGGGCTCATCCTGCGCATGGTTCCCACCTCCGCCCTGGTGCACAGCGATCCCGTCCTTCTGGAGCGGCTGCTGCGCAACCTGCTGGTCAACGCGCTGCGCTACACCCAGGCCGGGCGGATCCTGCTGGGCTGCCGCCGTCAGGGCGGGCGGCTGGTGGTGCAGGTGTGCGACACCGGCCCCGGCATCCCCGCCGACCAGCTCGAACGCATCTTCGAGGATTTCTTCCGCGGCGGAGCCGGGGGGGAAGACGAGGGGCCGCGCGGGCTGGGGCTGGGGCTGGCGACCGTGCGGCGCATGTCGCTGCTGCTGGACCACCCGGTGACGGTGCGCTCGGTGGTGGGGCGCGGCACGGTGTTTTCCGTCTCCCTTCCCCTGGCCGCCGCCTCCTTTCGCAACTGCGTTGCTGCAATGCACTGA